The segment CTGTTCCGTCATTGCGAGGAACAAAGTGACATGGCAATCTCTGCCACCTCATATGTCATTCTGATGAGTCCGGTGTTTTCTACCGGACGACGTGAGGATCTCATCTTTTTATTCTTTTTTCTAGGTGATTTTCTCAAGATATCAAAGAAAATTCGAAAGGCACCCTCCCCACCGTAAAACGGCACCCCTCCAAGGAGGGGAATTGTTGAATTCATTCCCCCATTGAGGGGGGATTCAGGGGGGTGTGCCTTTTTTAGTTTTTTTGTTCGTTTTTTATCCATTCCTTTATTTTCAGGATAGATATCTTTTTTTTGATACATGAAAATCTTCTTGATAAAAACTCATTACTTATATAATCGGCAATTTTTTATAAAGATTGACTAAAAATAGCTAAATTTAAATTTTTTAGCAATAAATTATTAAGTCTCTATAGATAATTTTAAAAACATTTTTATTGATTTCCCATCAAAATATTGATAGTCTTCCCTTCTTCTTTTCGCTACTATTAAATTTATAAGTGGACATTTTTTAATAATTATCACATTAAGAGAGTTGAGTTATAATGATTTAGAAGGATTTTTTTGTTTGCTTCAAAAAATGACCAACCAGGGAGGTGAAGATATAAAAAGATTTACATAGGAATGGTTTTATGAGTTATTAAATCATTTCCAAACTAAGGAGGATGAATAAATGAAAAAAGGTTTAATTCTCTTAGGTTTATGTATTTTAATTGCATTCTCTTCTTGGGCTTGGGCGCAAGATATTGTTTTAATGCATGATAAAGGGGGTGCCCCTGACTGGCAAACCCCCTTTACTGAAATGGCGAATGTCGCCCAAAGTGAAATTGGAATTACCTTTGTCCCCACTCCATTTCCGGCAACCGATGTATTTATGTCAGCAGCAAGAACAGCCCTCCCAACCAATAAAGCTCCAGAACTATTTACCTGGTGGTCGGACTTTAGAATGAAACCATTGATCGATGCTGGCCTATTAGAAGATGTGACTGCACTCTGGGATAGTCACAAAGATGAATATGATCCGGCTTTTCGCAAGGCTTTTGAATCGGATGGTAAGGTATTTGGGGTACCTACCAATTTAGCTTACTGGGTAGTTTATTACAGCATTCCGGTCTTTGATAAATTAGGACTAAAAGAACCGCAAACTTGGGACGAATTCATCGCCATTTGCGATGCTTTAAAAGAAAATGACATCATCCCATTGGGAAGCACCGTCCAGGGAAGATGGCCAACCTTCATTTATTTTGAAGACTTGATGATCAGAACCAATCCAGATTTTTATGAAGCCCTGATGATTGGAAAAGCCAAATACTCCGACGAACCATCGAAAAAAGTTTTCACTCTCTGGAAAGAAATGATCGATAAAGACTACTTTTCCGATCCCAGCACCGATATTTTTGGTGATTTTCCCCGGTTACTTGCTCAGGGAAAAGCTGGGATGATTTTAATCGGCAATTGGTATGAAGGTCAATTGATGGCG is part of the Candidatus Atribacteria bacterium ADurb.Bin276 genome and harbors:
- a CDS encoding putative sugar-binding periplasmic protein precursor — protein: MKKGLILLGLCILIAFSSWAWAQDIVLMHDKGGAPDWQTPFTEMANVAQSEIGITFVPTPFPATDVFMSAARTALPTNKAPELFTWWSDFRMKPLIDAGLLEDVTALWDSHKDEYDPAFRKAFESDGKVFGVPTNLAYWVVYYSIPVFDKLGLKEPQTWDEFIAICDALKENDIIPLGSTVQGRWPTFIYFEDLMIRTNPDFYEALMIGKAKYSDEPSKKVFTLWKEMIDKDYFSDPSTDIFGDFPRLLAQGKAGMILIGNWYEGQLMAAGLNVGKDVGAFILPSIDPQVGNVIIYEAAPMLLGKNAPKKDDALKIAEWWMNPETQYQWCKLLGFVPSNKKSSTDFLSTPMQNIVKQISEKQYRLVNRFWEATPTDICEEAVDKFAEFILDPSKMDQILADLDKIADTYWSGQ